GAGAACAGGTAAATCCCCAGCatgcactgaaaaaaatgtaaaaaaattccacttttctattattttttaaaccagATAAATTTTCTTATGAAGCAAACTGATATAAGATCTTACGTTTTTTTTTCAGAGATATCTAGCAAAAGTGTGCAAAgttaattcttaaaacaagaaaaataactaATTGCCAattggtttaaaaagaaaaactctaACCTGATTGGCAAAAATGTTATACTTGTCTCATCAACTATTGAAAAAAGCAAACTGGTTAAATATGATGGCAACTTTAAGACTGTCACTGATAGGAATATATGCTTGTGTGGGTTTTTGTAGGATTTCGGAGTATATGGACTTCAGTCCAGCAGAGGTGGTTGGACACACCTGCTATCACTTCATCCATGTGGAAGACCTGGACACCATCAAGCAGAGTCATGAAGACTGTAAGCCTTCCAGAATGTCAACTTTGGTCTTCTCTCTTCTCCTCCATTCCTTATATATCAGTAATCTTGAGTATAATGCTGGATTAATATAGTTTACTACATGGTTCTCTTGAATACTCTATTCTTATTGGTCAATGATGACATCATACGAtcaaatatttttctataatgaCAGTTAAACCGTATAATTGACCCCTGTCCCAAACCAACATACAGCAATCTGTGCTAGTTTCTATTTGTTGAGCTAATGTAACGGGAACGTTGACAAGCCTCAAACTGCTGTTTGCATTTGACAGCAGCGCTCCCTAGTCCTATGAACAAATTGTGTCTCTTGCCTCCCCATCCAGGTTTTAGACTGATTTTGAGCTTTCTTAAGGTGGCTATTGAATTTTTTaaacttaatattttaatattttcttatttaactTATgtgtctcttttctctctctctctctctctctctctctctctctctctctcagtgctgCGGAAAGGACAGGTTGTGACGGGGTATTATCGCTGGTTGCAGAAGAGAGGAGGGTATCTATGGATTCAGTCTTGTGCTACTGTGTCCATTAACCACAAAGCGCCTCATGAGCGCAATGTCATCTGGGTCAACTATGTGCTCAGGTAAGCTTCATACTGGCCTTGTGTGGGTTTTGTATAAAATCGCTAaattaaagtccccatgaaatggcttgatgagcATAGTTTTCTGCCCTGTGTTGACATATCTTTcttaaacaggaagtttgggtgcAACACACCAaatgaagagaaagactgtacattttaaatgtgcatatctGCTAAAAGAgaattttatcaatgttttggaGTACGttagcatatactgtacatggctTCAAAGCTTGCACAGATGGACTAAAACCTCAAAactctcattttgatttcatggggtaaTGTGCACACATTCTCCACAAAGCCCTCATAAACGCTCTTCCTCTACTATCTGTCTATGGCAATCTTTGTCACACAAACACGCATGTTAAAAAGTCAGACAAAAACAGGCCAAAAACATGGTTGAATTTCAGTGGTAATTGGACTGGTAATATATAATTACACCAAATGGATGTCAAAATGTTCTGGCTGAATGGTGTTTTAGTTAATTAGCTTTGTAATTGCTATAGCTAATTAACTTCTATAGTACCCCACTGGAGCCAtgctcattgtgtgtgtgtgtgtgtgtgtacctctcAAGTGTGTACCTCTCACCTCTCGGTCATTGCTTGTGAGAAAGAAATTCTGTAGCTTTTTTCCAAAACCAAGTGATCTGGCTTGCTGTCTACTACCTACATAGGTGATTACAATGCAAAGACTTTTTTAGCGACTTTGTGAAATTACTTCGGACACTGCCAAAAGAAAGGATATTAAGTCACGCttctgttttttatatataaataaatcacaaataacaaatgatattttattcaaaataataaatacatgcagcttttaaatatgtattatttgtaaTGAGCCAAGAGTTTGGTCATGCACACGTCTTCTCATCACACcagagttcaccaagcttgaactttCATGGGCAGTGGACACTTCACATAAGCGATCTCCTGCGATCGGATGCgtatgaatgaaagtgaatgtagcCTGAATTGTAGTGTGACTatggccagagactatttagcagagatgggccacttctattaaaatgaatgggataaattggaacgcccaaccaaggaaCTCTAAGTGCCCAACGGTCAACAGGTGTAGAAattaagtcccgccttacagttaaaagagccaatcaccttttatataCAGACGTCACAAGTCAATAAACTCGAGAACGCACATACGCATAAGCTATACAAGCCATGAGAATTGCATTATAGCACAattaaagcacaatttatgattccagtattgtcaaatttgtcttaaaatgctacctaggtagacagctcactaggttttggaacagggaCTACATAAAGTAGAAATACAGGTGAATTGAAGACTTTAAAGCCGGACCTCCTGTTATGTATGCAACTATGATAAATAATTGGAGAAAATTACGTGAAGCTGTGTGAAGTTTACGATTAAGTTTCTGTTTAACAATGGAGCAGGTTTTAGCATTTAGATTGCCAAATGTGTGAAGCTCCCCAAGGAGAATGGCTCACTTTCTTTTATCTGTATTTTCAGTCGACCAGAGATGGCAGACATGCCTCTGGACTTATTACAACTCCCAGAAAGCCTGAGGGCAGAGCGACTTCAAGCTAGTTCCTCCCCAAGCAACACTTCCCCAAAGGCACAAGGTATGTTctaatgctgtgttccattcaaattTGGAAGTGTGGAATTTCTAACTTCCTTCTTTGAAAAGTGCAATTAGCTTACCACATCAAGTCAGACTTCCAAATTGATCGGAAATTGTCAACCCATATTTTGCCACGACCCAGGCCAGGTGTATGACACCATACAACTTGGCAGAATCCAGGTAGAATATGCACAATAAATtgcaaaatccatccatccatccatccatccatccatccatcgtcaaccacttatcctgtgtacagggtcgcggggggctggagcctatcccagctaacattgggcgaaaggtgggggacaccctggacaggtcgccagtccatcgcagggccacacatagacagacatacactcacactctccTCCatctccacatccacacctagggcaatttttttttggagacaccaattaacctagcctgcatgtcttttggatggtgggaggaagccggagtacccggagagaacccacgcagacacggggagaacatgcaaactccacacagaaaggccagggcaaccagggtttgaacccacgaccttcttgctgtgaggcgacagtgctaaccgctgcaccaccgtgctaATATGGGTGCTTTCAAACTAGTACTTTTGGTTCACATCATGGTTCATTTGACATCAAACTTTGTTTCTTTTGGTTGGTGTTAACAATCTTTGCCAAACTCGGGTGCACACCCGCAAACTGCAACCGAGTCGGCTTGAATGCCATCCGTACACAATCTGTACTACATCGTGGAAGTGAAACGCATCTATGCATGCTCCCGGGTGCAATTATTACATTGTAGATTTCTCATACCAGCTTGTCTCCAAATAAATGGCCTTTAGAGTAGTGATGTCCCCCAGTGGTTGACTAACCGACTAGTCATCCAGCATCTAACAAATTGATTAGTAGGCTcgactactaacattaatattttatgtggtggtggttttaatgggagacaAAATTACCAAATTAATTTAGAcacaactttatttaaaaaaatctagtcAAAAGTATAGTTATTGAACCTATAttttgttgaatatctgttaGTTACTATGTTGAAGGGATGCACTTCAGTATATCCCTCTGAAAGTGTCTCATTGGGGTCATGTGACCATAACGGAGCCTGATGATGCATTATTATCCATAACATGTACTAGTTGActagcagggttgggagggttacttttaatatgtattccactacagattacagaatacatgctgtaaaatgtcatttgtaatgtattccgatagattacacaaggtcagtaatgtattctaaatacttcttcagcactggttgattttgactacaaaaactctataaaaaaatacactctctgaaaaaccaaaatatatttttcagtgtttttctttctgtatttttaatattttgtaatatttttacaggaaaacaatataaaaatgattatcaagaatattattttttccctaatatcaaaggtcttactagaaaaaaagaaattatgatccaacatgaattttcttgataaaaaatatgatcgtgtctggtaacatgtgcatgtaaaatatttttaacttagcgtaaaactgacaatttacacaaaacattaaaaggtttatttctatttcttctgctccaaacttacttcaaacttacttctctgtctgctcgtatgaatgtaacgcatcataagaaagtgtttcaccgctgatcaaatgcactttggatcacatcatttatatgtataaatgttttccatctgaaaggactaaatattaaacgaaacaaatgacaataaaatctctgtaatcaaaatacattctgaatgaaactgtattctaattaccaattatttaaattgcaactgtagttgaatacagttaattatattttgtatttataaatacGTTATCCCGTTACATTTATTCCGTTATTCCCCAACCCTGCTGACTAGTCATTCAAACTGACCGATTAGTCGtttatgaaaattggtagttttcCACATCCCAACTTCAGAGAGCATCTCACATTCTTAACATGTCTTGCAACGATCAACAGGTCCACAGCAGACAAATGCAAACAGTCTTCACATCTTTGCACATTCAGTGCAGTGCATATATGGCAGGTAaaaagtatccatttgtcatacttgagtaaacGTAAAGATACCTACTTGGAAaatgactcaagtaaaagttgaagtagctcatgagaaaactacttaagtaaaagtattaaagtaactgatattaaatgtacttaagtatcaaaattacaggtaaattgcataaattatggaaCAGTCCATTAAACCCATGtcaacttatttgattggtggtgctcatcatttactcaccctcacgccatcccagatgtgtatgactttctttcatctgcagaacacaaccaaaggtttcagaagaatatttcagctttataggtcaattcaatgcaaatgaattttggccagacatttcaagctacaaaaagcacattaagggagcataaagttattcatactactacagtggttaaagccctagatggcgctataggaggtgtaatcgatcttgaaatcctgatcgccaaggagaatgctaatttcaaaatattatattcaaaaaaggagttatattttggtctattctcacccaaaaaccaATTTGAtccattcagaagacattgatgaaaccactggagttttatggattactcttatgctgcaattatgtgcttttggagctttaaatgtctggccactattcacttacattgaattgacctacataacagcaatattcttctgaaaatcttttttgtttgtgttctgcataaagaaaaattaaagtcatacacatcttggatcgaatgagggtgagcaaattatgagagaattgcaATTTTTAAacgaaccatccctttaatggcACATTCAAATCacatcagaatgatcatatttatgggatTATGGGCCAAtaatcaaccacccagaacaccctggcaactgcatagcaatgtgctaaaacatagttaaaacaacttaatagCATtgtaacaacctggcaaccacatactttAGCAATGCGCCAAAACTCAGAGCAGAGATCACCTTGataactgcatagcatgccctagcaaccatccagaaaaccctgGTTACCACATTCTGTAGCATAAATGTGCtccaaagcaaatataacactttagcaaccaccagaaaactagATTTGCTTCGGCAAAGACCATTCAtccatcttcataaaatataaaaattaaaattgttggacattttcacgAGTGCTGGTACTTATTCATACACATCATATCTTGGTTAAATGGAAAATGTGAATGCAGGTGATTGACTTATATGTACAGGTCTCCTGGAATGGCGGGAGACTGATCGCACACATTCACTATTTCACAGCTctcataatgtttaagcctaaatTGGTAAACTTAATTAGTcggaaaaaaaattaactcacaggagcagtttcttgtcttccccagaTGAGTCAGATGACGGAACACGTAATCTGGCGCGCTttgcttgtgattttgattcagattcgtgATTCACAAAATGAATAATTCAGACTGCTTTTGAAacttttgttcagttcaaaggaatcgCTTTTAAAAGATTAGACTCAAATGATTCTTTTAACGAATCACACATCACTATCGCTGATCTACATGCATTTTTGCACATACTGCTGTCATTTATTTTTAGGTGTTCAGTCCCAAAAGTAACGAAAGGGTCTGGAGGAATTTATctgagtaaaaatataaatttcctcctcaaaatgtagtgaagtaaaagtaaaagtccaaagaaatatttatactcaagtaaagtaTAAATATTagaaaactgtacttaagtacgtAATTTGTATTTGTACTTCGTTATTATACACCTAAATGATATGGTCTAAACAAGACTAGCGAACTCGGGTTCGAAACAAGCAATCAAACCAGACATGAAAACGCTTCAGGACCTGTTAGGTAAATGCTTGAAAAGGTGTGTAAAACATGATAAACATTACATTtcctaaataaatgtttaattatatataattttccaAGCATCGGATAAACAGACAGGCTGCTATGTGGTCAGAATCAAGAGGTATTAAGTAGGAATTTCCCACATCAGACTTTGAATAGAATGCAACATAAACCTCACACAGTtatccacataaacacacaaattcaCTGGATGTTAGATACTGTAATTTTCTCAGCAGCACCAAACAGTAGTGATACTGTATCTTTTTTCCAGGTTCAATGGTCACGCAGCCACTGAAAGGCAGTGAAGTCAGGACCGAGTCAGACAGCAAACAGAAGGAAACCTACTTGCACTCTGCTTCCAGCAAATCAGTAGACACCAGGAAGAGATCCCACACTTCTGACACTGAAAGGGGTCGTCCAGCGCCGAGAAGGCGGTTGGAGGTGTTCCAGCAGAGAGAGGACAGCCCATCTACCTCCTCAGACCAAGTCAGTGACAGCGATGTTGAAGAAGAGAATGAGTGGGACCATACACCCAGCAACAAACGGGTAAAGAATGAGGTTGGGGCATTGAAACAAGGCAATGGTGCCAATGGAGCAGGGAAGATCCATAATGGCCGAGCTGTGATTCAGCATCTAAAGAGCGTAGTGACCAGTTCTAGCTCGAATATCAAGACGGAACAGGAGGTGATGGGGACAAGTGTAGGTTCAGGGTCTGGAGGACACTGGAGCCAACCTCCTTCCAGCACACATGTATCCAGTGGCAGAACCAATGGCAGCAGTCCACCTTCCCAGCCTCCAAATTCAGTCTCCAAGTGTCTGTTCAACCCACCATCTCCAACCCTGTCTCCACCCATCTCGGCCTCTCCCCTGCAAAGAGATGATTGGTCCTTTCACGGAGGGCGTACTCCGGAGTTTGAGCTACTCCAGAGACTCACTACGAGTGGGGCGGCGGGACGTGTGCTCTTTCACCCTCTGGCTCTTGGCCCGCAGGGCCCTCAGAGTCTGTACGCCCCAAGTACCATTCGCTATGCCCCACCTGAAATGCCTACAGTACATGCTGAAGGACACCGCCTAGACCACACAGCCAAAACTCCAGCTTTCTTTCCCCACCTCCAGAGGATCGCGTCTCTACCTCCCTTCAGTGGCTTCTCCCCAGCAGAACCGCCCTTTACCCCAAGTCTGCCCTTCTGTATGAACGGactgaggggggcagctgggacAGATGAGGATTgaaagagagaaacaaagagagagagagagaaagatagagagaaagagatagagaagATAACAGAAAGGAGAGGCAGTGGAAAGATGGTAAGGAATAGTTTGTCAAACTGTGTTCCCAGTTTCTTCTCTGTTAATTTGTTAGTCTGTCTTCCTCTCTCTGGACAAGCAGTTAAAGCCATACTGAATATATGAAGGACCTCATGCAAAGGGGTCATCGATGGGGTCAAAAGGTCTGAGCAGTTGGAAATATACAGGAGTGTCATCGTGTTCAGGGGAGAACCAAGGACATTATCCTgtactgtaaaaattaaaaaatactcaAGCACCCTTTAAAGGAGCGCCAAATATCATATTTATGTACTCTAGGGTctttaagatatttttcaaaaacatcaatccTTTCCCTTATGATGGGGTTACTGAAGGAACCATTGACAGTCCTTAAGGATTATTTAGGGTTCTTGCAGGAACTAAGAGCAAGTTTCTCAAAGAATTCAAAGGGTATCTGGCGGCTCTCCAAAGGGTTCCAGCGGTTTGGCATCtgaggaaccccaaatggtgccttgaatatcttttattttttacatcctGGGCCCACCTATAAAAGTGGCCCTGGGAATATGCAAATAGGGACAAAAGCAGCATGGCAGGCAATTGCCAAAAAAGACATTCCTATGAAAAGATGCAGAAGAAAGCACAGTCCACAGAGGGATCATACTAATAATGTGAGTTTAGACATTTTGAACActgtagaattttcatttttgtaaaaaaaaaaaaagaaaaaaaatggaaagGAAAAAAGATAACTGTCtttaaacatttgaaaagtaaTCACTTGAAAAGTAAGTCATTCAAAGACCACAGCTATATATAGCCAATGCTGAattgggatacttcatatgtgcAAAGGCTCCAAAAACCTATGACCTACATAGTCTATCATGGACTAACTGTTCTATCAAGTACATTTGGGTATGGTGGTGGTGGGTGGGGTTGGATAAGTGTGTCATTTTGTCATGTATCATGCCCAAGCACTTATGTAAATCATTGCATACACATAGCACTTCATCCATGACCATGCACTCTAGTTCTCCTACTGTATAAAACCACAAGAATTGAGTTTACAGCAATTGGTTAATTATTTCTAAAACACGATTCTGGCCATGTGTGGGAACCCTGTCCGTAATATAAAGGTgcaatctttaaaataaaatcccTAGTATGTAAAACTAAGGCACAGGAACTCTGTTGCAAAACAGAAACAAGAATTTTAAAGCCTCACAGGTCTGTTGCAAACAGTAGGCAACcaatttatgctgccttctaGCAGCATTGTATGTATCTTTCATGGAGAAGGCATTTCCAGGATTTCGATAAACTCATCTAAGATGAAGGACATCATCAAAGAGTCAAAAGAAATTTTGAGTATGAATACATTTCATTcagtataaataaaaacatacttaCATCTAATTGTAATTGACTTTTTCACCcgatatttgtgtgtgctgtgtaatttttgtgctgaTTAGAGTATCGtcttgttagcttagcaacatgcttacATCCAAGCTAGGCAGCTCACTCAGGTTTTGGAACAAAGTCAGGTTCTAAGACACGGTCTACTTTCAACATCCCTTAAAGatacttttttattacttttttgttgttggatttttttttgtttctgaaaCCTTAAAGTAAAATAGGCCTATAAAGTTGTACGTGCAAAAGTCTTTCTTTAAAGTCTTATTCTTTAAGAATAAGTGGCTAAAGATCCAGAAGTGGCTTCCtcagacaaaaatacattttaaaagacaaGATTTAGGTTTGAACCTCctttacaaaaaaatctagagaTTTGACAAAct
The sequence above is a segment of the Xyrauchen texanus isolate HMW12.3.18 chromosome 38, RBS_HiC_50CHRs, whole genome shotgun sequence genome. Coding sequences within it:
- the LOC127632013 gene encoding neuronal PAS domain-containing protein 1-like, translating into MAAMPFVSEGKCVSVEWDFLQGLLAKPPTLPCLQNLRKEKSRNAARSRRGKENFEFFELAKMLPLPGAITSQLDKASIIRLTISYLHMRHFASQGDPPWSPLLEGENNCHKVRRTSHSLTTDIFEQHLGAHLLQSLDGFVFVVSKEGRFLYISETVSIYLGLSQVELTGSSVFDYIHPADHVEMAERLGIKPHLWAEAGCQMSHESVSSSASTSSLAGTPEPAPSSPCSPVIELTERGFFIRMKSTLTKRGLHIKSSGYKVIHVTGRIRCRPALVPGSSRSLHRPMGLVALAHTLPPSTLNEVRMESQMFVFRVNMDLQVTYSENRISEYMDFSPAEVVGHTCYHFIHVEDLDTIKQSHEDLLRKGQVVTGYYRWLQKRGGYLWIQSCATVSINHKAPHERNVIWVNYVLSRPEMADMPLDLLQLPESLRAERLQASSSPSNTSPKAQGSMVTQPLKGSEVRTESDSKQKETYLHSASSKSVDTRKRSHTSDTERGRPAPRRRLEVFQQREDSPSTSSDQVSDSDVEEENEWDHTPSNKRVKNEVGALKQGNGANGAGKIHNGRAVIQHLKSVVTSSSSNIKTEQEVMGTSVGSGSGGHWSQPPSSTHVSSGRTNGSSPPSQPPNSVSKCLFNPPSPTLSPPISASPLQRDDWSFHGGRTPEFELLQRLTTSGAAGRVLFHPLALGPQGPQSLYAPSTIRYAPPEMPTVHAEGHRLDHTAKTPAFFPHLQRIASLPPFSGFSPAEPPFTPSLPFCMNGLRGAAGTDED